From Ndongobacter massiliensis:
TGCTGTCGCTTCGCTGCTTCATGGAGCGGGACGCGCGCGATTTTTATGATGCCTATCTGATGGAAGAAGAAATCGCCGCCCTGCGGATTTATTTGGGTTTATTGTTGCAGACGGATCGCAGCGATTTGCTGCGCTTTGTCGAGCAAAGCCCGTACCGCGAGGTGCTGCAATTTTCCACGGATTTGGATAGCGCAGTCGGTGCCTATCTGCAAAGTCTGTCGGCACGTCCCTATTTTCGGATTCTTTCCCCATATATTCAGGAAACGGATGAGGCGTTGCGCGGGCGGGAGTTTTATCTCTCGGTAAACCTGGAAAAGTGGTACTTTCAGAATTTGCAAAAGAAGCTTAAAAATAGGAAGAAAGAAGCCGAATTGGGACTGTTTTTGGCGGAACAGGTCGATTGGGCCAATGTGCAGTGGATTTACCGCGCGCGCTGCTATCGCGACTTGGATGCGTTGAGCATTCAGACATTGACGATGCCGGGCGGGCGCGTATTTTCGGAAGAAAGCCTGCGTCGCCTCAGTACACTGTCACCGGAGGCGATTGCGGCGGAATTTCGCGTGAGCCGCTATGGCGGGGGGCTTGTCGGCCAGGATCCGATGGCGTTTTTTGATATTGCCCGACAGCGTTACTTCACCGCGCGGGCGCGCCGGATGCTGTACGGAAACGGATCGGCGCTGAGCAAGGCCATCGCCTATACGGTGGTGTCGGAAGCGGAGCGCGTGGATCTGTGTCGCATGGCGGAAGCGGCGAGTTTACAAGTGCCCATCGCCGAGCGAAACCGCTATTTGATCGGAAAGCGGGATCTGATCGGTGGGGATGCGGCAGGTCGTTCCGGGGAAAGTGCGGAACGCGAAGAGAGTAGAGCGGTTCAAAGACCGGAAAGGAGGACGCATGGCCGTTGAAAAAATGAGCATGGTCCAAGTGGTTGGACGGCTCGATCGGTTGGATGAAATGGTGCGGGCGATGTTCGGCGCGGCGTCCATGGAATTGGTGGATGCACAGCGTGAAATTGAGCACTACAGTTTCACCATTGATACGGGAAAAGAAAATTTAACACGAACGCTGGATATGAATCATGTGACGACATTCGAGCGGGAAGATCTGTGGACGGATTTGTTAGCAAAATGGCCCGAAGTCATGGGAAGAGAGCCGGCAGAATCGGCAAAAGGCGCGCTGATGAATAAAGAAGAGGCACAGGCGTTGTTTTCTTCCTTTGAAGCGCTACATGAGGCGATGCAGAATCTGGACGACGAGGACGCAGCGTTGGAAGCGGAAGCGCGGAGTCTGCGCCTATTTTCGGCGAAGGAAGTGGAGTTAGCGGATTTATCGGATCTGGTGAATTTTTCCTACGCCTACGGAACGCTGACGGAAGCCGGGCGACGTACGATTCGCGGCAATTATGAAAACATTCCGGCGGCGGTGTTGCATTTGGGGCAAACCGAAGGTGAAGAAGCCTATTTCATGCTCTATCCGTTGCGGCTGGCGGAGGAAATTCAGCGCCTGAAAGACAGCTTGAATTGGAAAGAACTGCCCATGCCGCAGGTCACGCAAATGACGAATGAAAAGCGGCAGGCGGAGATTGAACGCGAGCGGGAAGCGCTGCGCACGCAAAAAGAGCAGGCGCGGCAGACATTTGAACAGAAGAAAGCGGAGAAAAAGACACTTTTAGCGACGCTTTACGCCACGTTGGTCGATGAAGAACGCATAGAGCAGGCGAAAGCCTATATGGCGCACGGTAGCGCATATTTTTATCTCGCCGGGTGGGTGCCGAATCGGCAGGTGGCGATGCTGCAGCGGGCGCTTCTGCCTTTCGAAGATCGGCTGGTCAAGGTGCTATCCGATGAAGAAACGGCGCTGATGCCGCCGACAAAACTGCACAACGGACCGCTGGTAAGGCCTTTTGAAGCGCTCATTCATATGTATGGGACGCCGAATTACCGGGAAATCGACCCGACGGCCTTTTTTGCCCTGACCTATCTCTTACTTTTCGGCGCCATGTTCGGCGATTTTGGACAGGGCGCGGTGTTTGCGCTTGCCGGGGGATTTCTTTTACGACATCGCCGACCGAATTTGGGCGGGGTCATTTTACGCGTGGGACTCAGTTCCATGGTGTTCGGTTTGCTGTACGGTTCGGTTTTCGGCAACGAGACGCTACTTCCGGCACTGCTCATCAAGCCGTTTCAAAACATCAATACGGTGTTGTTGGCGGCGATCGCCTTTGGGGTGGCGCTTTCGAGCGTCTCCTATGTCCTAGGGATTGTGAATCGTCTGCGCGCAGGCGATTTGGAGGAAGGACTGTTCGGCAAAGAAGGCGTGACCGGTTTTGTGCTCTATCTGTCGCTGATTCTCGCGGTATTGAGTGGACTCGGTTTCATCCCGCTGCCGACGGGCCTGTTTATCGGGCTCATTGGGTTGTGCCTAGCGCTGCTACTTTTCAAACAGCCACTTGCCAACCTTTTGCGCAAAAAACGTCATTTGTATGAAGGGGAAGTTGGCAGCTACTACGTCGAAAGCGGATTTTCTCTGATCGAAGCGCTGATCTCGATTTTCTCGGGGGTGGTGTCGTTCATTCGTGTCGGCGCCTTTGCCATCAACCACGTTGGACTCTTTATGGCCTTTGAAACCATGGGCGAGATGATGGGCGGCAGCGGGCAGGTGGCGATGTTGATTGTCGGAAACATTGTCATTCTCGGACTGGAAGGATTGATCGTCTTTATTCAGAGCTTGCGTCTGGAATACTACGAGATGTTCAGCAAGTATTATGTCGGGGACGGGCATCCCTTTACGCAAACCAATGCGTAAGGCGGCGGAAAACGTCGGAGGAAGCCGCTGCGGGCGGCAATAATAAGGAGGAAAGTATGACTACGATTTTGGTCTTGACCGCAATGATCGTGTTGCTCACGATTGCATCGGGCATTTATTTGGTTTATGAAAATACGGATCCCAGTAAAAAACGGCTGAAGCGGGCGCTTCGCTTAAACTTAACCGCGTTTGTGCCGGCGCTCGCCATGGCGATTGTGCTCTTTATTCCGGGCGCCGTACAGGCTGCCGGAACGGGGGCGGCGGATAACGGTCTTGCGTATGTCGGTGTGGCGCTGGCGACCGGACTTGCGACGATCGGAACGGGCTATGCCGTCGGTTCCTGTGGGGCAGCTGCCTTGGGTGCGGTTTCGGAAGATCCGAAAATTTTGGGAAAAACCCTGATTTTTGTCGGATTGGCGGAAGGCATTGCAATTTACGGATTGATTATTTCGATTATGATTTTGGGTCAGTTGGGATGAAAATCTGTTTATTGACTGACGATGAGCACGCTGCACTGGGGGCGCGCCTTTCCGGAATGGAGGCGCGTCGCAGCGTGGAAGCGACGCCGGAAGAGCATCGAAAAATGTGGGGAGATGCCGTCGAAGATCCGTCCATTGCCGTGCTGATACTGAGTGAAAGCGTCTATCAATCCGTAGCGGAGGCGGCGGAAGCCCACCGCAAGACCGGCAATGCACCGCTGCTCATTCGGTTACCGGCGTATGGTCAGTATTTTACGGATGCACCGTCGCCGCAGGAGGGTTTCCCCCAACACGCGGTCGGAACGCGGGAGGTGTCGAATGGTTGAATTATCGAGCAAGGTGGAGTTGTTTCACCGGATGATCTGGGGAGAAGCCAAAAAAGCCTCCAATCAGGCGCTGTACGAGGCAACCGAAAGCACAACCTTGTTAATTGAAAAACGAAAACAGGAAGTGGAAGAAAAGAATCGACAGGCCGCAGAGCGGCGGGTACGATTGGCGGAAGAGCGCAGCAATCGGGAGATTGCGCTGCAAAAGGAAGCGAACCGGCAAAAGCGCCTGGCGATGCGGGAAACTTGTTTGGAAGAGGTCCTGGCGGCGCTCCAAGCGCGGTTGCGCGCCTACACGCAGACGTCGGAGTACCGGGAAGCGCTGCAAAGCGAGTTGCAAACCGCTTTAGCGACACATGTTGCTGCTCAGGTGCGGGTGTTGCCTCAGGATCAGGCGTTCGTGCAGGCACAAATCGGTGCGCAGATTCCGGTGTCCGCGCTTCCTGCAGAGGAACTGGGTGGATTTATCCTCGATTTGCAGGGCGGGCGTACGCGCCTGCGCTGTACGCTGCGTGCGCAGTTGGAAGAGAATGCCTATGAAATCGGAAAAGAGTTGACGGAATGGTTGGAGAAAAGGCAATGAAAGAACGGGAACAAAAACGCGCAGTCGGTACCGTCTTCGGCATTAACGGACCCGTTGTGACAGGCGTGGATATGTCGGGTTTTGCCGTACGCGAGATGGTGTTGGTCGGACAGGAACAGCGTTTGGGCGAAATCATCTCCTTGGATGGCACGCAGGCGACGATTCAGGTCTACGAAGAGACGGAAGGTCTCTTGCCTGGTGCGCCGATTTTCCCCACGGGGCATCCGCTTTCCGTGCGCCTAGGGCCGGGACTGTTGTCAAATATGTTTGACGGGATTCAACGCCCGTTGGAACGCATTCAGGCGGAGCATGGCCCGTTTTTGCCGACGGGAATCGGTCTGCAGAATCTGGATGAGGAAAAATTGTGGGAGGTTTCCTTCTGTGTACAGGTTGGCGATGCCGTGCACGGCGGACAGATTTTTGGAACGACGCAGGAAACAGAGCTCATTGAACACCGCCTGCTGATTCCGCCGGATATTTCCGGCACCGTGGTGCGCTGCGCGGAAAATGGCGCGTATCGTATCGATGATGTGCTTCTGGTGGTCGAAAAAGACGGCGTGCAGCACGAGGTGGGCATGGCCCAGGAGTGGCCGGTGCGCGTACCGCGACCGGTGGAATCGATGGAAGCGACGCATGAACTGTTAAAGACGGGACAGCGCGTCATGGATGTATTTTTCCCGATTGCCAAGGGCGGTACGGTCGCAATTCCGGGCGGCTTCGGGACCGGAAAGACGATGCTGCAGCACCAGATCGCGAAGTACTGCGATGCGCAGATCATCATCTATATCGGATGCGGCGAGCGCGGCAACGAGATGACCGATGTGTTGGATTCGTTTCCGAAACTGATTGACCCGAACAGCGGAAAAGATTTGATGAGCCGCACGGTACTCATTGCCAACACATCGAATATGCCGGTGGCGGCGCGCGAAGCCTCGATTTACACCGGTATTACCATGGCGGAATATTTCCGGGATATGGGTTATCACGTGGCGCTGATGGCGGATTCCACCTCGCGTTGGGCGGAGGCGCTGCGTGAGATTTCAGGGCGTTTGGAAGAAATGCCGGCGGAGGAAGGCTATCCGGCGTACCTGTCGAGCCGCATCGCACAATTTTATGAGCGCGCGGGGCTGGCCCATACGAAGAGCGGGCGCGACGGTTCTGTGACACTGATTGGCGCGGTTTCACCGGCTGGCGGCGATTTTTCCGAGCCGGTGACGGAAAACACGAAACGTTACGTCGATGTTTTTTTGGGGCTGGATAAAGAGCTCGCCTATTCGCGCCACTATCCCGCCATTCAATGGACGACGAGTTATTCCGGATATGTGGCATCCCTGTCCGACTATTATGAAGATGCCGTCGGAACGGATGTGGTCGCGCTGCGCGGAAAAATGCTGGATTTGCTTCTGCAGGAAACAAAATTGCAGGAAATTGTCTCGCTGGTCGGAGAAGACGTGTTGCCGGATGAGCAGCGCCTGATTTTGGAAATTGCAAAAATTTTGAAAGTCGGTTATCTGCAGCAAAATGCATTCCACAAAATTGATGCCTATGTGCCGCTGAAAAAACAGGTGCGCATGTTGGAAGCGATCGATCATCTGTATGAACGGGCAAAAGAGGTACTGACGCTGCATTGTCCCATTTCGCAGGCGAAGAATGAAGAGCTCTTTCATACGTTGACGATGATGAAGTACAACATTGCCAACGACGATGTAGCAGGCATTGCAAAAATTGAAGCGAAAATCGACGCCTTTTACGACGCGTTGACGCTGCGCTATGGGAAGGAGGACGCACAATGAGCAACGAGCAGGAAGAACGGACGATTTCACCGCGTGCGGAATTCGCTGTGCGCCCGGAGTATACGAAAACCGATCACTTAAAAAGCGCCATCGTCGAAATTGAAGGGGTAGAGGCGCCGCGGTACGGAGAAATTGTCGAAGTGCAAATGTCGGAACGCTCCCTTTTGGGGCAGGTCATGGGTATTGCCGGAAAACGCGTGACGGTGCAAGTCTACGGCGATACGACGGGACTGACGACGGCTAATGCGGTAGTGTCTTTTCGCGGACGTCCGTTGGAACTTTCCCTCAGCGAAGAGATTTTAGGCCGTACCTTTGATGGCGTCGGCCGTCCGATCGACGGAGGCGGGCCCGTTTATTCCTCGCATCGGTATAATATAAACGGACAGCCCATGAATCCTGTGGCGCGCGAATATCCCAAAAATTTCATCCAAACGGGCATTTCCGCAATCGACGGGCTGATGACCTTGATTCGCGGGCAGAAACTCCCGATTTTCTCGGGTTCGGGTTTGGATCACGATGCGCTGGCGGCACAAATTGTCCGTCAGGCGCAGATCCGCAATACCACAGATGATTTCTGCTTCGTATTCGGAGCGATCGGCGTGAAAAAAGAAGAGGCGGCATTCTTTCAGCAGACCTTCAAAAGTGCCGGTGTTTCGGAGAAAGTCGTCATGTATCTGAATTATGCGGACGATCCGATTATGGAGCGCATCATCACGCCGAAGTGTGCATTGACAGCGGCGGAATATCTGGCTTTTGAGACGGGGCGACATGTGCTCGTTCTGCTCACGGACATTACGAGTTATGCGGAAGCGCTGCGCGAAATTTCCAGTTTGCGCGAAGAAGTACCGAGTCGAAAGGGCTTTCCGGGTTATCTCTATTCCGACCTGGCTTCGCTCTATGAACGCGCCGGATTATTGCGGGAGCGCCCCGGCTCGGTGACGCTGCTGCCGATTTTAACGATGCCGAATGACGACATTACGCATCCGATTCCGGATTTAACGGGCTACATCACGGAGGGGCAAATCGTTCTTTCCCGCGAATTGCAGCAAAGGGGCATCTATCCGGGCATCAATATTCTGCCGAGCCTTTCCCGTCTAATGAAGGACGGTATCGGCGAAGGGTATACGCGCGAGGATCATGCGGATGTGATGAACCAGATTTATGCGTCGTATGCGCGCGTACAGGAAGTGCGCAGTCTGGCGCAAATTGTCGGCGAATCGGATCTTTCCAAACAGGATCGCCAGGTGCTCGCCTTTGGAGAGGCGTTTGAACAGGAATTTCTCGCCCAGCGCGCGAACGAAAATCGCTCGATCGAGGAGACGCTGGACATCGGTTGGCGTGTCCTCAGTCGATTGCCGGAAGAGGAACTTGGGCACATTGATCCGGCATTGCGCGCGAAATATCTGCCGCACGCGCAGCGAGACGTCGAGCGCGCATCTGCAACCGCGTCCAAGGAGGCGTAACATGGCGGTCTATCGGCTCAGTGCGACCAAGGCGAATTTGTTGCGCGCCAAGGAGACGCTCGCACGTATGCAGACCGGGTACGAGTTGTTGGATAAAAAGCGTGTCGTCTTGCAGCGGGAAACCGCCAGTCTTCTAGCGCGCAGCCGGGCGGTACAGCAGGAAATCAACGCGGTTTTAGCCGATTACTATCGGGCCATGCGCCACGCCTTTATTACGGTGGGTTCGGCGCGGGTGCGCGCTGTTGCCACCCGCGTGCCCGTCGATAATTCCCTGGATATCGTCGAGCGCTCATTGATGGGTGTACCTATTCCGGAAGTGCATAGCGCGAAGCGTCCGGTGGAAGTGGGGTATTTTGCGGGGGACATGGCGTTGGACCAAGCAGTCGCCGCGTTGCAGCGTTTTCGCGACCTGCTTCCCGAACTGGCTGCGCTGGAAAATTCGGTGACGCGCGTGGAGCGGGAAATCGACAAGACGCAGAAACGTGCCAATGCACTGGAAAAAGTGCAGATTCCACGATACGCGGGTATGGTTCGGGAAATGGAACAAGTCTTGGAAGAGAAAGAGCGCGAGGAGTTTTTCCGTCTGAAGCGGGTGAAAAAAGGCCGACAAAAAAAGCGTGAAAAAACCCCGGCGTAAGCGGCCGGGGGTTCGAAAAGGGAAACGCTTCTGCGGAAGAATCGGTACGAAAAACGGGCACAGCCCGTTTTTCATTGCGTTTTTTCCACCTCGTCATGCACGGCTTCCAGCAGCGAATTTTTCAAGTCCCATAGTTTTTGAGATAAGTCTACTTTGTAAATATGCGGATTATCAAAGCGCGTATATTCCTCCCACAGCGTCGCCACCTCTTTTTTGCAATAGTCGCGTTGTGCAGCGAGGCTGGGAATGGAATAGACCAATTTTCCGGTGTCGAAAATGCGCTCTAAGAGTTGACGTGCCGTAAAGTCGTAGACAGTTTTGCGCTTCCACGTATACGTCGGGTGGAAAATTTCATAATCCGCCGTATCATCGATCGTTTCGTCGTGCAGTGTGACGACGTCGGCAATCGCCTTGCCGGTGTCGCGCGCATACAGGCGGTACAGATTCTTGAAGCCCGGCGTGGTAATCTTTGTGACATTTTCTGAAATCTTGATCTTCGGGATGCGCTTGCCGCCCTTTTCATGCGCGACCAGTTTGTACACGCCGCCGAATACGGGATTGGTGCGCGAGGTAATCAGATTCTCCCCGACGCCGAAAGAATCAATTTTCGCCCCCTGATTGAGGATGTCTTCGATTTTGTATTCATCCAGCGCGTTGGATGCGACAATTTTTACATAGTCGAGTCCGGCTTCATCAAGCATCCGGCGCGCCTGCTTCGT
This genomic window contains:
- a CDS encoding V-type ATPase subunit, translated to MGAKDAALEAKVRGLYGELRFSDARARLATAPKAAPWGPILEAEGISSGKKIRSLADFEMALRAHGQERLLSLRCFMERDARDFYDAYLMEEEIAALRIYLGLLLQTDRSDLLRFVEQSPYREVLQFSTDLDSAVGAYLQSLSARPYFRILSPYIQETDEALRGREFYLSVNLEKWYFQNLQKKLKNRKKEAELGLFLAEQVDWANVQWIYRARCYRDLDALSIQTLTMPGGRVFSEESLRRLSTLSPEAIAAEFRVSRYGGGLVGQDPMAFFDIARQRYFTARARRMLYGNGSALSKAIAYTVVSEAERVDLCRMAEAASLQVPIAERNRYLIGKRDLIGGDAAGRSGESAEREESRAVQRPERRTHGR
- a CDS encoding V-type ATP synthase subunit I codes for the protein MAVEKMSMVQVVGRLDRLDEMVRAMFGAASMELVDAQREIEHYSFTIDTGKENLTRTLDMNHVTTFEREDLWTDLLAKWPEVMGREPAESAKGALMNKEEAQALFSSFEALHEAMQNLDDEDAALEAEARSLRLFSAKEVELADLSDLVNFSYAYGTLTEAGRRTIRGNYENIPAAVLHLGQTEGEEAYFMLYPLRLAEEIQRLKDSLNWKELPMPQVTQMTNEKRQAEIEREREALRTQKEQARQTFEQKKAEKKTLLATLYATLVDEERIEQAKAYMAHGSAYFYLAGWVPNRQVAMLQRALLPFEDRLVKVLSDEETALMPPTKLHNGPLVRPFEALIHMYGTPNYREIDPTAFFALTYLLLFGAMFGDFGQGAVFALAGGFLLRHRRPNLGGVILRVGLSSMVFGLLYGSVFGNETLLPALLIKPFQNINTVLLAAIAFGVALSSVSYVLGIVNRLRAGDLEEGLFGKEGVTGFVLYLSLILAVLSGLGFIPLPTGLFIGLIGLCLALLLFKQPLANLLRKKRHLYEGEVGSYYVESGFSLIEALISIFSGVVSFIRVGAFAINHVGLFMAFETMGEMMGGSGQVAMLIVGNIVILGLEGLIVFIQSLRLEYYEMFSKYYVGDGHPFTQTNA
- a CDS encoding ATP synthase subunit C; amino-acid sequence: MTTILVLTAMIVLLTIASGIYLVYENTDPSKKRLKRALRLNLTAFVPALAMAIVLFIPGAVQAAGTGAADNGLAYVGVALATGLATIGTGYAVGSCGAAALGAVSEDPKILGKTLIFVGLAEGIAIYGLIISIMILGQLG
- a CDS encoding V-type ATP synthase subunit F, with the translated sequence MKICLLTDDEHAALGARLSGMEARRSVEATPEEHRKMWGDAVEDPSIAVLILSESVYQSVAEAAEAHRKTGNAPLLIRLPAYGQYFTDAPSPQEGFPQHAVGTREVSNG
- a CDS encoding V-type ATP synthase subunit E, whose protein sequence is MVELSSKVELFHRMIWGEAKKASNQALYEATESTTLLIEKRKQEVEEKNRQAAERRVRLAEERSNREIALQKEANRQKRLAMRETCLEEVLAALQARLRAYTQTSEYREALQSELQTALATHVAAQVRVLPQDQAFVQAQIGAQIPVSALPAEELGGFILDLQGGRTRLRCTLRAQLEENAYEIGKELTEWLEKRQ
- a CDS encoding V-type ATP synthase subunit A, with the protein product MKEREQKRAVGTVFGINGPVVTGVDMSGFAVREMVLVGQEQRLGEIISLDGTQATIQVYEETEGLLPGAPIFPTGHPLSVRLGPGLLSNMFDGIQRPLERIQAEHGPFLPTGIGLQNLDEEKLWEVSFCVQVGDAVHGGQIFGTTQETELIEHRLLIPPDISGTVVRCAENGAYRIDDVLLVVEKDGVQHEVGMAQEWPVRVPRPVESMEATHELLKTGQRVMDVFFPIAKGGTVAIPGGFGTGKTMLQHQIAKYCDAQIIIYIGCGERGNEMTDVLDSFPKLIDPNSGKDLMSRTVLIANTSNMPVAAREASIYTGITMAEYFRDMGYHVALMADSTSRWAEALREISGRLEEMPAEEGYPAYLSSRIAQFYERAGLAHTKSGRDGSVTLIGAVSPAGGDFSEPVTENTKRYVDVFLGLDKELAYSRHYPAIQWTTSYSGYVASLSDYYEDAVGTDVVALRGKMLDLLLQETKLQEIVSLVGEDVLPDEQRLILEIAKILKVGYLQQNAFHKIDAYVPLKKQVRMLEAIDHLYERAKEVLTLHCPISQAKNEELFHTLTMMKYNIANDDVAGIAKIEAKIDAFYDALTLRYGKEDAQ
- a CDS encoding V-type ATP synthase subunit B, producing MRPEYTKTDHLKSAIVEIEGVEAPRYGEIVEVQMSERSLLGQVMGIAGKRVTVQVYGDTTGLTTANAVVSFRGRPLELSLSEEILGRTFDGVGRPIDGGGPVYSSHRYNINGQPMNPVAREYPKNFIQTGISAIDGLMTLIRGQKLPIFSGSGLDHDALAAQIVRQAQIRNTTDDFCFVFGAIGVKKEEAAFFQQTFKSAGVSEKVVMYLNYADDPIMERIITPKCALTAAEYLAFETGRHVLVLLTDITSYAEALREISSLREEVPSRKGFPGYLYSDLASLYERAGLLRERPGSVTLLPILTMPNDDITHPIPDLTGYITEGQIVLSRELQQRGIYPGINILPSLSRLMKDGIGEGYTREDHADVMNQIYASYARVQEVRSLAQIVGESDLSKQDRQVLAFGEAFEQEFLAQRANENRSIEETLDIGWRVLSRLPEEELGHIDPALRAKYLPHAQRDVERASATASKEA
- a CDS encoding V-type ATP synthase subunit D is translated as MAVYRLSATKANLLRAKETLARMQTGYELLDKKRVVLQRETASLLARSRAVQQEINAVLADYYRAMRHAFITVGSARVRAVATRVPVDNSLDIVERSLMGVPIPEVHSAKRPVEVGYFAGDMALDQAVAALQRFRDLLPELAALENSVTRVEREIDKTQKRANALEKVQIPRYAGMVREMEQVLEEKEREEFFRLKRVKKGRQKKREKTPA